The genomic stretch CGGTTCTTGTCGGCTTATTTGAGGACCGCCGCGGGCGCCTTATTCCTTCCGACAAACCGCGAGGAATTGCGAACGCTGCTGGAGGTCTTTTTGTTGGAGAAGTCCACGTGCGAACTGGCTTATGAACTGAGCTATCGACCGACGTGGGTCAAGATTCCGATCGCGGGCATGCTGCGCATCCTCGGCGTCGAAAAATAGCGAATTGCCTCCGCACTTCGCGCCGAAGCGCGATGACGCCGAAGCAGTGGACATTCAGGAGCAAGACATGTTCCATTCACGAATTGGCGATCAGGACTTGCACTTCTTCAACGAAGGCACGCATCTGCGCCTCTACGAATTGCTCGGTTCACATTGGACCGAAAGCGACGGCCAACCCGGCGCCCGTTTCGCCGTCTGGGCTCCAAATGCCAAGGATGTCGCCGTCACCGGCGAATTCAACGGCTGGGATGCCACAGCGCATCGGATGACGCCGACGGGAAGTTCCGGGATTTGGGAGGCGTTCGTACCAAACGTCACCGTGGGCCAACGATACAAGTATCGCATCTTGTCGAGGGCGGATCAAATCCTGGACAAAGCGGATCCGTTTGCCTTCGCTGCCGAAACGCCACCAGATACAGCTTCGGTGCTGGTGGATCTTGCTTACAGTTGGAACGATCAAGACTGGATGGCCACACGCAGGCGGCGACACGAACTGACTTCGCCAATTTCGATCTACGAAGTGCATCTCGGCTCCTGGATGCTAGCGCCGTATGGTCGTGAGGACGTGTGCTCGTATCGTGCGGTGGCAGAGCGATTGGTCGACCATGTGAAGTCGCTTGGCTTCACGCATGTCGAGTTGCTGCCAATCATGGAGCATCCGTTTTACGGCTCCTGGGGCTACCAAACGAGCTCCTACTTCGCGCCGACGCGACGTTACGGTCCGCCACAGGATTTGATGTACTTGATCGACAAACTGCATCAACACGACATCGGCGTGATTCTCGATTGGGTTCCTTCGCACTTTGTCACCGACGCCCATGGCTTGGGCGAGTTCGACGGCACTCATTTGTTCGAGCACGCCGATCCTCGTCAGGGCTTTCATCCCGACTGGAAAACCTACATCTTTAACTACGGGCGCAATGAGGTCCGCAGCTTTTTGCTCAGCAACGCGTTGTTTTGGCTGGAAAAGTACCATATCGACGGGCTGCGCGTTGACGCCGTGGCGTCGATGCTCTACCTGGACTACTCGCGGGAAGAAGGGCAATGGATCCCCAATTCCTTTGGCGGTCGCGAGAATCTGGAAGCGATCGAGTTTCTGAAGCAATTGAACGAGCAAGTGTATCGGAGCTTTCCCGATGTGATGACGATTGCCGAAGAATCCACGGCCTGGCCAAAGGTGTCGCGCCCAGTCTACGGCGGCGGACTTGGCTTCGGGTACAAATGGGACATGGGATGGATGCACGACACGCTGAGCTACTTTCGCCGCGATCAAGTTCATCGCAAACACCATCATGGCGAAATGACATTTCGCTCGGTCTATGGGTTTACCGAGAATTTTGTACTCCCTTTGTCGCACGATGAAGTCGTGCATGGAAAAGGCTCGCTACTCGCCAAGATGCCGGGAGACGATTGGCAGAAGTTCGCCAACCTCCGACTGCTGCTGGGATACATGTTCGCCCAACCCGGTAAGAAACTGCTATTCATGGGCGGCGAATTCGGTCAGCGCGGCGAGTGGAACCACGACGATGTGCTTGACTGG from Planctomycetia bacterium encodes the following:
- the glgB gene encoding 1,4-alpha-glucan branching protein GlgB — its product is MFHSRIGDQDLHFFNEGTHLRLYELLGSHWTESDGQPGARFAVWAPNAKDVAVTGEFNGWDATAHRMTPTGSSGIWEAFVPNVTVGQRYKYRILSRADQILDKADPFAFAAETPPDTASVLVDLAYSWNDQDWMATRRRRHELTSPISIYEVHLGSWMLAPYGREDVCSYRAVAERLVDHVKSLGFTHVELLPIMEHPFYGSWGYQTSSYFAPTRRYGPPQDLMYLIDKLHQHDIGVILDWVPSHFVTDAHGLGEFDGTHLFEHADPRQGFHPDWKTYIFNYGRNEVRSFLLSNALFWLEKYHIDGLRVDAVASMLYLDYSREEGQWIPNSFGGRENLEAIEFLKQLNEQVYRSFPDVMTIAEESTAWPKVSRPVYGGGLGFGYKWDMGWMHDTLSYFRRDQVHRKHHHGEMTFRSVYGFTENFVLPLSHDEVVHGKGSLLAKMPGDDWQKFANLRLLLGYMFAQPGKKLLFMGGEFGQRGEWNHDDVLDWKLLESPDHDGIRQWVTDLNRLYQSEPGLASGDCDPVGFRWLEANDSERGVVAFLRCGAPGENDVLVAANFTPVPLSNYPIGAPSPGNWRELLNSDARTYGGVGYGNSGEVASTPIPCHGKMQSLNLSIPPLGMLFLGLSQGS